From a region of the Sphaerodactylus townsendi isolate TG3544 linkage group LG16, MPM_Stown_v2.3, whole genome shotgun sequence genome:
- the PTRH2 gene encoding peptidyl-tRNA hydrolase 2, mitochondrial isoform X1 has product MAGSGFSHARSSTSVPSRFRPGGFLYVISGGRSSSTLGWPAPVCGHAMDYLSKPGLFNLIAGVACGVCLGWALRRQFHRPSKARLALAANELGDGATSMSEGGEFKMVIVVRTDLKMGKGKVAAQCSHAAVASYKQVNRLNPELLKQWEYCGQPKVVLKAPDEETLLQLLAEAKSVGLPVSLIQDAGRTQIAQGSRTVLGIGPGPAEMVDKVSGHLKLF; this is encoded by the exons ATGGCCGGAAGCGGCTTTTCTCACGCTCGCTCCAGCACGTCAGTTCCGTCTCGTTTTCGGCCTGGAGGGTTCTTGTACGTCATTTCCGGGGGGCGCTCTTCCTCCACGCTTGGGTGGCCAGCCCCAg TCTGCGGCCACGCTATGGATTACCTGTCTAAGCCTGGTCTCTTCAACCTAATTGCCGGAGTCGCCTGCGGGGTATGCCTGGGTTGGGCCCTTCGGAGACAGTTCCACCGCCCGTCCAAAGCCAGACTGGCCCTGGCTGCCAATGAACTGGGTGACGGGGCCACCAGTATGAGCGAAGGTGGGGAGTTCAAGATGGTGATTGTGGTCCGCACTGACCTGAAGATGGGGAAGGGCAAAGTGGCCGCCCAGTGCTCCCACGCCGCCGTCGCGTCTTACAAGCAAGTCAATCGCCTAAACCCCGAACTCCTGAAACAGTGGGAATATTGCGGCCAGCCCAAGGTGGTCTTGAAGGCTCCCGATGAGGAGACCCTCCTGCAACTCCTGGCAGAGGCCAAATCGGTGGGCTTGCCGGTCAGCTTAATCCAGGACGCAGGACGCACGCAGATCGCTCAGGGCTCCCGAACGGTCTTAGGCATCGGGCCAGGACCGGCTGAGATGGTGGATAAAGTCTCGGGCCACTTAAAACTCTTTTGA
- the PTRH2 gene encoding peptidyl-tRNA hydrolase 2, mitochondrial isoform X2: MDYLSKPGLFNLIAGVACGVCLGWALRRQFHRPSKARLALAANELGDGATSMSEGGEFKMVIVVRTDLKMGKGKVAAQCSHAAVASYKQVNRLNPELLKQWEYCGQPKVVLKAPDEETLLQLLAEAKSVGLPVSLIQDAGRTQIAQGSRTVLGIGPGPAEMVDKVSGHLKLF, from the coding sequence ATGGATTACCTGTCTAAGCCTGGTCTCTTCAACCTAATTGCCGGAGTCGCCTGCGGGGTATGCCTGGGTTGGGCCCTTCGGAGACAGTTCCACCGCCCGTCCAAAGCCAGACTGGCCCTGGCTGCCAATGAACTGGGTGACGGGGCCACCAGTATGAGCGAAGGTGGGGAGTTCAAGATGGTGATTGTGGTCCGCACTGACCTGAAGATGGGGAAGGGCAAAGTGGCCGCCCAGTGCTCCCACGCCGCCGTCGCGTCTTACAAGCAAGTCAATCGCCTAAACCCCGAACTCCTGAAACAGTGGGAATATTGCGGCCAGCCCAAGGTGGTCTTGAAGGCTCCCGATGAGGAGACCCTCCTGCAACTCCTGGCAGAGGCCAAATCGGTGGGCTTGCCGGTCAGCTTAATCCAGGACGCAGGACGCACGCAGATCGCTCAGGGCTCCCGAACGGTCTTAGGCATCGGGCCAGGACCGGCTGAGATGGTGGATAAAGTCTCGGGCCACTTAAAACTCTTTTGA